The Macrobrachium nipponense isolate FS-2020 chromosome 16, ASM1510439v2, whole genome shotgun sequence DNA window AAAACGACGGAGTAACCATGTTTTTATGACATTAGATTGAGTGTTTCGATAATTAAGGACTAACAGCAATCACAGGGCATATTAAATCAAATACTTGGCATAAAAACACTGCAATAGAAGCGAACATCCACAGGAGATGAGCGATAGGCCTATGACAACGAGAagcaaacacgaaaaaaaaacaaaaacaattccaCACTTCTTGCGTAGGGATAAACGATTGGAAACAGGTGTAATTAACGAATAATTCAATACAGCAAACACACATCCATCTTACCTGTCGTAGGCGCGGCTGTTCTCTTTCCTATCTGATCAACTTGGGCAGCAGACGATGAAGGAGCATCCTGACGATCCTAAGCGACGTGACAGTGTCTTTTACTTTGCAATTTCAACGTCAACTGACTTTTGCAAAAAGTAAAGAGACGACGAGGACCGTCCACTAAACTGAACGCGGTTAAACGTGGTCACTTTTGTAGCCTCGTATGTTACTGAcaacttaataattatttttttcccttatctTTCTCTTACAAGGATTCTATAGGCTAGGTAGTAATACTAAGCTATGAAatgtaaaaagagaagaagaatccTTTCCGTTCAACATTCACAAACAGGCTATATtatacttctttttttatcaatattacaaGATCCACCACTACTACATGAAGTCACTTGTCTCTTatgtaataattaaaaagaaaaaaaaaggaagggactTTTCCTTCAGCCGCTGTCCGTTAACCCGCGCGTTTTCCCTCCTACAGGAATCTGTTTTAAAGGcgccgccctcctcctcctctcgcttCTGGATACTTTAGTTTCAAAATAATTGCAGGAGTATTGAGCGGTTTTAAGTCAAGGTTGTCGTCGTGGTTACGGCTGAATTGGCAGCAGAGCGTCCCCTGGCTCCATGACAACGTAGTCAGGGAGGAACTGACTTGCGCACGATGGCCCTTCTGTCCTCCACCCTGAACAGACCATCAACACCATCAGGGCTGAGACTGCGCTCAGCCGCTCACAGACcttctcctccgcctcctcctcctcctcctccaccacagAAACCTCCACCATCCCTTCTCCCCAACACACCCCACAgacaaccccacccccccaacatgCCCCATCACAGCCACCCACAACGGTATACACACCAACCACCTCCGCTGTACTACCCCAACAGACTATCCTTGTCCTGTCTCCTCCGTCCTCTCCATCCCCTCCCACCCCCGCCCCTCcgatcttccttccttccttccttcttttctactgTAACaaaactttccttctctctctctctctctctctctctctctgttctttcatCTCTCCAAAGTTGTCTTTGCTTTCTTGCCAAGaggttttctcttactttttagcGCTGTTTTCCTCTGGAATGAGCCACAACACGCCATTATTCCGTTTTCATTCCTGTTTATCGTTGATGTTTACGCTTCCACTATTCCCATTCATCAagttgtcgtctctctctctctctctctctctctctctctctctctttaaccgcAATCTCAGCATAGGCCTACTTTATTTATTATGCTTTTTGCAAATGATTCGTATACTGATGAGGAGTCATATGCTTAgcactaaacaaataaaattcctCTGTACCAAAAATTGGAATTAGAGCTAATCATAGACTCCTGTTTGTAAAAGATGTTACAGAACTATAGAAAGATAATAAAATGCATGCGAATAAAGGTCTATTTTTCACGTGTTAAGATATACTATACAGCAAATGCATTTTTACACCATGTTTTGTAGACTGACAACTCAGCATGAGCATTCAAGATGGAATATCGATATTTGAGATTTATAAAGGTTTTCTAAAAACTGCTAATAGATGTGAAGTCTTTAAAAGTATTTAACAAGTGAGATACAATAATAACCATTAGAAATATCCGATAACAAGATTAATAAGTCTCAATTATATTTATTCTCAGATACATTTATTCTCTTGGGtccaattaatttgaaaatttcacagttaaattctttttttcttttttaactaatCATAAGCTTGAATAAAACTTGATATGTTGGACATTATGAGAGCTTTGCTTGCGATGGGTTTACGACATTTACAACATATTAATTAAAGATGTCCCCATTGTtcttgcatatatttatatatatatatatatatatatatatatatatatatatattgcaacgtGTGACTGGTATCAGAaatttataaatctctctctctctctctctatttaaccAGAGCATCATTTCCAACACAGTCTACCGAACACCTACAAATACGAAGCAATAACTTGAAATCCTTCTCAGATAAATGAAGGCATAATTCAtccttttctcctcttcttgcaaGCAAGCAAATCGATCATTACCCAGCAACGCGATCTTGCAACAGCaatggcagcagcagcagaaggaaaagcaggaggaggatgaggaaaagCAAAGTAGCAGCACCAGAGGGAAAagcaggaggaggatgaggaaaagcatagcagcagcagcagaaggaaAAGCAGGAGGAAAAGCAAAGTAGCAGCAGCGGAAGGAAAGGCGGGAGTAGAGGAAAACAAAACTAGAGCAGCAGCAGAAAAGGAAAAGCGGAGAGGATCAGGAAAAGCAGAGGAGGATCAGGAAAAGCAAAGTAGAGCCATTCAGCGGAAGAAAGCGGGAGGAGTATGAGGCAAaacaaagcagcagcagcagaaggaaAAGCAGGAGGAGGATCAGGAAAAGCACAGCAGCAGCATGAAGAGGAAAAGCAGCAGCAGGAGgaaaagcaggaggaggaggaaaagcatAGCAGCAGGATGAGGAGGAAAAGCagcagggggtgggggaagcagaagaagaaggaagagcaaGTGGAGGATGAGGAAAATCAGGAGGAGGAAAAGTAACAGGGgaaagacaggaggaggaggaaaatcagCAGCAGGAGGAAAAGCAGAAGATGAGGAAAATCAGCCccaagaggaaaaggaggaggaggaggaggaaaatcatTGGGAAACGGAGGAGGAAAAACTGGAAAAGGATGAAAAGCAGCAACAAAAAGCAGCAGGAGAGGGGAAAAgcagtaacagaaggaaaacggGCAGCAGGAGGGAAaaaaggagggaaggaaaagCAGCTGCAGAACGAAAAGCAGAAGtaggaggaaaagaagggaaaactAACAGCAGCAGGAAAATTATCGGGAAaagcaacaggaggaaaatcagcagaaggaggacaagcagcaacagaAGGGGAAGTAACAGGCAGAGCAGCGACAAGGGGCAAAGCAGCAACACCAGGAAATGCAGGAGTAAAAGCAGcgacagcaggaacagcagcagtaGTAGGAAAAGCGGTGGCAGGAGGAACAGCAACAAGTAAAAGTGCagcaggaagaagaggaaggaaagcAACAGCAACAGGAAAAGCAGCAGAAAGGGGAAGAaaagcaggagcagcagcaggaaAAGCAGTAGAGAGGAataaaagcagcagcagcaggaaaaGCAGGAGGAAAGGGAAGAAACGTAACAGCAGCAGGAAAAGCAACTGAAAGGGGAAGaaaagcagcaacagcagcaggaaAAGCAGTAGAGAGGaagaaaagcagcaggaaaaggaagaaaagcaGCTGCAAGAGGAAAAACAGgcggaagggaaagaaaaacagcAGTAGCAAGAGGAAAAGCagcaggaagaggaagaaaagcagcagcagcagcaggaaaaGCAGTAGAGTGGAAGAAAAGCAGCAGCAGAAGGAGGAAAAGCAGCAGGAAAAGGGAGAAAAGCAGCTGCAGGAGGAAAAACTGGAGGAAGGGGAAGAAAAACAGCAGTAGCAGGAGGAAaagcagcaggaggaggaagaaaagcagcagcaggaggaggaaaagcagtagagaagaagaaaagcagcagcagcagcaggaaaaacaactgaaaaagaaggaaaagcagCTGCAgtagaaagaggaagaaaagcaACAGCAGGAGGAAAAACAGGAGGAAGGGGAAGAAAATCAGTAGTAGCAGGAGGAAAAGCagcaggaagaggaagaaaagcaGCAGCAGAAGGAAAAGCAGCAGGGAGAGGAAGAAAATCAGCAAGAGGAggaaaagcagcagcagcaagagcGCAAGAAAAGCGGAGCAGCAGGAGAGGGGGAAGAAAATCAGGAGCAGGAGAAAAGCAGTAGCAACAGAGGAAAAGCAGTAGCAGCAGCTCCGCTCCCTCCTGGACAAACGTTGCTCCTTCAAACGGGTGTGCCCTTGGAAAAGGCTTCAATGGAATCTGGCACTTCAAGTAGGAGACCTCCTGCGTTTAGCCTAAACCCAACTGGCCTTGACAACTTATGATGGACCCGGCTTTAATTCGCTGGTGTTTGTTGCCTGTACTTGAATTTTTAAAGAAGCAATACCCAAAGAGAGTACAAACGTCGgagggctttctctctctctctctctctcctccacgccGTTGGTTAAGGCGTTGCCTTTGAAGTCTTTCTCTATGGATTCGAATGTGTGGGTGGAGGCGTTACGTCtttgtgtgcgtgggtgtgtgtaAGCATGTGagatatataattgtgtattaatttatatatatatatatatatatatatatatatatatatatatatataatatttatatataatataatatatacacacatatatatattatatatacatacacacacacacacacacacacacacatatatagatatatatattatatatatatatatatatatattatatatttacattccaTTTTGCACCGAGGGAATGATGCGAAAACAGACCAGGTGCGGGAAAAATATtggaattaattctctctctctctctctcctctctctctctctctctctctctatatatatatatatatatatatatatatatatatatatacatatatattataatatacatatatatatatatatatatcatttattcatCCGTTTATTTTTGCTACCTTGTATATCACTCTATGATTGTCTTTGCtaccttttattgttattttaaactGCACGATACACCAGCAGATCTTCCTGTAGATTTCTGAACActtgc harbors:
- the LOC135195354 gene encoding uncharacterized protein LOC135195354; its protein translation is MRKIRRRKSNRGKTGGGGKSAAGGKAEDEENQPQEEKEEEEEENHWETEEEKLEKDEKQQQKAAGEGKSSNRRKTGSRREKRREGKAAAERKAEVGGKEGKTNSSRKIIGKSNRRKISRRRTSSNRRGSNRQSSDKGQSSNTRKCRSKSSDSRNSSSSRKSGGRRNSNKGRKAATAAGKAVERKKSSRKRKKSSCKRKNRRKGKKNSSSKRKSSRKRKKSSSSSRKSSRVEEKQQQKEEKQQEKGEKQLQEEKLEEGEEKQQ